The following coding sequences are from one Oncorhynchus nerka isolate Pitt River linkage group LG6, Oner_Uvic_2.0, whole genome shotgun sequence window:
- the LOC115130895 gene encoding NXPE family member 3-like: MGRVLQLLILALILLICIYVLFVCQFNQCLLNVSPSNHLKYNHTSFTSHSGITKRTFTPTNDSLISKEEWESLLTELQWSLPPVVLLSTDEATNPTKCSFSVVNPNSNHTVGGFIDVILIARDTKKRIKTYGGDFFQAKLFNSELKASTYGAVTDHFNGTYTARLALLWPGPAKVSIRLVHSSEAVQVLCRQREQDPDKVYFHGYFEEGGKQETVMCNAQRSPRLVGNESQCCCEYREPVTGETWFCRRPSSLPCHALTYHSMGGYQAVLSKVETTLLKSSTNIIVPGDDSTIDVQQQDTEIRSQTKCRPGLHTSVPAGFYLQDHWTSLVCDSKSFPSAKLISGCLKDKQILMMGDSTLRQWFDYLEETVPTLKRLNLHTSSKSGPFEAVDTQSNTRIIWRAHGIPIRTSKTPWADLHYIASEVEGMAGGAHSVVVFTIWAHFTTYPLAMYAHRLVVIRRAVASLLRRSPTTLVVIKSANTGYKDVYGSDWLSWQLDMALREIFRDLPVVLIDVWQMTSCHYSPDNIHPPSVVIQNEVDLFLSFVCPQSKML; the protein is encoded by the exons ATGGGAAGAGTGCTTCAGCTACTGATATTGGCTTTGATACTATTGATCTGCATTTATGTATTATTT GTATGTCAATTCAACCAGTGCCTACTGAATGTGTCACCATCCAATCATCTCAAATACAACCACACTAGCTTCACAAGTCATAGTGGAATCACCAAAAGGACATTTACACCAACCAATGACTCCTTAATAAGTAAAGAGGAATGGGAATCTCTGCTCACAGAGCTACAATGGTCACTACCGCCTGTTGTCCTCTTATCCACAGATGAGGCCACAAACCCCACTAAGTGCTCATTCTCTGTTGTCAACCCCAATTCAAACCACACAGTTGGAGGGTTTATAGATGTGATTTTGATAGCTAGAGATACTAAAAAGCGGATCAAAACCTATGGAGGGGACTTTTTTCAGGCCAAGTTGTTTAACTCAGAACTTAAGGCCAGTACTTATGGAGCTGTTACAGACCACTTTAATGGCACCTACACTGCCCGTCTGGCCCTGCTTTGGCCCGGAcctgccaaggtgtccatccgcCTAGTGCACTCTAGCGAGGCCGTGCAGGTACTGTGTAGGCAAAGGGAACAGGACCCAGATAAGGTCTACTTCCATGGCTACTTTGAGGAGGGTGGCAAGCAGGAAACAGTGATGTGCAATGCCCAGAGAAGTCCTAGGCTGGTGGGGAACGAGTCACAGTGTTGCTGTGAGTACAGAGAGCCAGTCACTGGGGAGACGTGGTTCTGTCGTCGGCCATCTTCCCTGCCTTGCCATGCTTTGACCTACCACAGCATGGGCGGTTACCAGGCAGTACTCTCCAAGGTGGAGACGACCCTTCTAAAGAG TTCCACAAACATTATTGTACCAGGTGACGATTCAACTATCGATGTCCAGCAACAGGACACTGAAATCC GATCACAAACAAAATGCCGTCCTGGTTTGCACACCTCAGTACCAGCTGGATTCTACCTCCAGGATCACTGGACGTCCCTGGTGTGTGACTCAAAATCCTTTCCCTCAGCTAAACTGATATCTGGTTGCCTGAAGGACAAACAGATCCTTATGATGGGTGACTCCACTCTCCGTCAGTGGTTCGACTACCTGGAGGAAACTGTGCCAA cattgaaacgCCTGAACCTTCACACATCAAGCAAATCAGGCCCCTTTGAGGCAGTCGACACCCAGTCCAACACCCGAATCATCTGGCGGGCCCATGGGATACCTATACGGACAAGCAAGACCCCCTGGGCTGACCTTCACTACATCGCCAGCGAGGTGGAGGGTATGGCAGGGGGTGCACACTCTGTAGTCGTCTTCACCATCTGGGCTCATTTCACCACGTACCCACTGGCTATGTACGCACACCGTCTGGTCGTCATCCGTAGGGCTGTGGCGTCGCTCCTAAGACGATCTCCCACTACTCTGGTAGTTATCAAGTCAGCTAACACGGGCTACAAGGATGTGTATGGCAGCGACTGGCTCTCCTGGCAGCTCGACATGGCACTCAGGGAAATATTCAGGGACTTGCCCGTGGTCCTCATCGACGTTTGGCAGATGACCTCCTGCCACTATTCTCCGGACAACATTCACCCGCCCTCTGTGGTGATCCAAAATGAAGTGGATCTCTTCCTGTCCTTTGTTTGTCCACAGTCAAAAATGCTGTAG